A genomic segment from Flavobacterium inviolabile encodes:
- a CDS encoding DUF7674 family protein — protein sequence MKKFNDTLVQKMERLANITISSLQLGKTARTKRCLNLAEELLNKGNAEMKNAITNVYLYSVSHYMELNHYAMAKLLPVSLHKEYVKQINTSGV from the coding sequence ATGAAAAAATTCAACGACACACTTGTTCAAAAAATGGAGCGCCTGGCAAACATTACGATCAGTAGTCTGCAATTAGGGAAAACAGCCCGAACCAAAAGATGCCTGAATCTGGCTGAAGAACTGTTAAACAAAGGCAATGCCGAAATGAAAAATGCCATTACCAATGTGTATTTGTATTCGGTTTCACATTACATGGAACTCAATCATTACGCCATGGCCAAACTGCTTCCGGTATCCCTTCACAAAGAGTATGTAAAACAAATTAACACTTCCGGAGTATGA
- a CDS encoding K(+)-transporting ATPase subunit C, which yields MKNHLIAGAKLTVLCAVLFGGVYTLFLLGIARLAPNNGKGYVVEFNGKKYYQNIGQSFTDPKYFNSRPSAVAYNAAGSGGSNKGPGNPEYLAEVQKRIDTFLILNPEVKKQDIPADLVTASGSGLDPDISAQAAKVQVKRIARIRNLEPQKLEQLIAENTEKPLLGFFGPEKINVLTLNIALDKLK from the coding sequence ATGAAAAATCATCTTATAGCCGGAGCAAAATTAACCGTATTGTGTGCCGTTTTATTTGGCGGTGTGTACACCCTGTTCCTGTTAGGTATTGCCAGACTGGCACCTAATAACGGGAAAGGATATGTAGTGGAATTCAACGGTAAGAAATACTATCAGAACATCGGACAGTCTTTTACCGATCCGAAATATTTTAACTCCCGCCCTTCTGCCGTGGCTTACAATGCAGCAGGTTCCGGAGGAAGCAACAAAGGCCCAGGCAATCCCGAATATCTGGCTGAAGTTCAAAAACGGATTGACACCTTCCTGATATTGAATCCGGAAGTTAAAAAACAGGATATCCCTGCCGATCTGGTAACGGCCAGCGGCAGTGGTCTGGATCCGGATATCTCTGCACAGGCAGCAAAAGTTCAGGTAAAACGCATTGCCAGAATAAGAAATCTGGAACCTCAGAAACTGGAACAACTCATTGCTGAAAATACAGAAAAACCACTTTTAGGATTTTTCGGTCCTGAAAAAATAAACGTACTCACCCTAAACATCGCCCTTGATAAATTAAAATAA
- the kdpA gene encoding potassium-transporting ATPase subunit KdpA — MNTEITGIVMMFILTLVLAIPLGRYIAKVYLGQKTFLDPVFNPIEKLFFKASGIDASREMNWKQHLVALLALNTIWFLLGMLILLCQGWLPLNPDNNPNMTPDLAFNTAISFLVNCNLQHYSGETGVSYLSQLFLMFLQFVSAGIGLAAAAVLFNALKERTTDKLGNFYNYFIKSCTRILLPISVIVAVILMFNGTPMTFDGKDTMTTLQGDTVQVSTGPAAAFVAIKHVGTNGGGFFGANSAHPFENPNYLTNTVEMIAQMIIPFAMIFALGFYLNRRKLSWMIFSVMTIGFLALTIPTVITEMNGNPAITQMGINTANGATEGKEVRFGATASGYWSIATTVISTGSVNSMHDSAMPLSGMNELLAMMVNCFYGGCGVGILNFYIFIILAVFISGLMVGRTPEFLGKKIEAREMKIAMIIALLHPFLILVGVALSTAFPEQGASTLNNPGFHGFSEILYEFTSSAANNGSGFEGLGDNNPWWNITTGIVLLLSRFLPIIGPVAIAGILAGKKHIPESAGTLKTDTATFGLMIFAVIAIIAALSFFPSLTLGPIAEYFSMK; from the coding sequence ATGAATACAGAAATTACAGGAATTGTAATGATGTTTATCCTCACACTGGTGTTAGCCATACCTTTGGGAAGATACATTGCAAAAGTATATTTAGGACAAAAAACATTTTTAGACCCTGTTTTTAATCCCATTGAAAAACTATTTTTCAAAGCAAGCGGAATAGACGCTTCCCGGGAAATGAACTGGAAACAGCATCTGGTAGCGCTTTTAGCCTTAAACACCATTTGGTTTCTTTTGGGAATGCTCATACTGCTCTGCCAGGGTTGGCTGCCGCTCAATCCGGACAACAACCCGAACATGACGCCCGATCTGGCCTTTAATACCGCCATTTCCTTTTTAGTAAACTGTAACCTGCAACACTATTCCGGGGAAACCGGCGTGAGCTATCTGAGTCAGCTCTTTTTAATGTTCCTGCAATTTGTTTCTGCCGGAATCGGACTTGCTGCCGCGGCAGTACTCTTTAATGCGCTAAAAGAGCGCACAACCGATAAATTAGGAAACTTTTACAACTATTTCATCAAATCCTGTACCCGTATATTATTACCCATATCGGTTATTGTGGCTGTTATCCTGATGTTTAACGGTACACCGATGACTTTTGACGGTAAAGACACGATGACCACCCTGCAGGGCGATACGGTACAGGTTTCAACGGGACCCGCTGCTGCTTTTGTAGCCATCAAACATGTGGGAACCAACGGAGGCGGATTCTTCGGAGCCAATTCGGCACATCCGTTTGAAAATCCGAATTACCTGACAAATACGGTCGAAATGATCGCGCAGATGATTATCCCGTTTGCAATGATATTCGCCCTTGGTTTCTACCTGAACCGCAGAAAACTGTCCTGGATGATTTTTAGCGTTATGACCATCGGATTTTTAGCCTTAACGATACCGACAGTCATTACCGAAATGAACGGAAATCCGGCAATAACCCAAATGGGTATCAACACTGCAAACGGAGCTACCGAAGGGAAAGAAGTACGATTTGGTGCCACTGCTTCCGGTTACTGGAGCATTGCCACAACGGTTATTTCAACCGGTTCTGTAAACTCCATGCACGACAGTGCTATGCCGTTATCCGGAATGAACGAATTATTAGCCATGATGGTCAACTGCTTCTATGGCGGCTGCGGTGTTGGAATCCTTAACTTTTATATCTTTATTATCCTGGCAGTTTTTATCAGCGGACTGATGGTGGGAAGAACACCGGAATTTCTCGGAAAGAAAATTGAAGCCCGGGAAATGAAAATTGCCATGATCATTGCCTTGTTGCACCCTTTCCTTATTCTTGTTGGCGTTGCCTTATCGACCGCTTTTCCGGAACAGGGAGCCAGTACCTTAAACAATCCCGGTTTCCACGGTTTCAGTGAGATCCTGTATGAGTTTACCTCATCGGCAGCCAATAACGGCAGCGGATTTGAAGGCCTGGGCGATAATAATCCGTGGTGGAACATTACTACCGGTATCGTATTGCTGCTTTCCCGTTTCTTACCAATTATTGGCCCGGTAGCGATTGCCGGAATCTTAGCCGGTAAAAAACACATCCCGGAAAGTGCCGGAACACTAAAAACCGATACGGCTACCTTTGGATTAATGATTTTTGCCGTGATTGCTATTATTGCTGCCTTGTCTTTCTTCCCATCCCTGACTTTAGGACCGATAGCCGAATATTTTTCAATGAAATAA
- a CDS encoding HAMP domain-containing sensor histidine kinase, producing the protein MKIKTKLTLGVGLLFFLIVLLVALGVRQLHTLANDTENILVDNYNSLDYSRNMLKELDKFELEKQSLTKFNSFLELQSKNITEIGEKELTENLLEDARTFQKQTDNKVVIAQIRNDLNDIMKLNMDSIQRKSIVASHTADKAILWISITGSMCFIIAFTLLINLPSNIADPIRDLTESIRQIAGKNYSRRVHFEGHSEFGDLAKSFNTMAEKLQEYSDSNLARLMMEKKRIETLINNMHDPVIGLDDSNKILFANEEALKISGLKAEDVTGKPVQEVALYNDLIRSLIQHLANNSAAESKPETLKIYADNKESYFEKQLVPIIILPTGETEKKEIGSFIILRNVTAHKELDYAKTNFIATVSHEFKTPIASMKMSLQLLENEGIGTLNDEQKHLISGIKDDTRRLLRTTSELLNITQVETGKTQLNIEACNIKKIIKDAVETTRNLAEQKHILLQTEIQENVSHVLADQEKTTWVISNLITNAIRYSYENSAILLTAANRDNLVTITVKDNGLGISSQYKDKIFDKYFRIPGSEKEGTGLGLAISKEFIEAQCGAITVDSELGSGSTFTITLKTA; encoded by the coding sequence ATGAAAATAAAAACAAAATTAACCTTAGGTGTCGGACTGCTTTTTTTCCTGATCGTTTTGCTTGTCGCATTAGGAGTAAGACAGCTGCACACATTGGCTAATGACACCGAAAATATTTTAGTGGACAACTACAATTCGTTAGACTATTCCCGAAATATGCTTAAAGAGCTGGATAAGTTTGAACTTGAAAAACAGTCCCTGACAAAATTTAACAGCTTCCTGGAATTGCAAAGCAAAAATATCACGGAAATCGGCGAAAAGGAATTAACCGAAAACCTGTTGGAAGATGCCCGTACTTTTCAGAAGCAAACAGATAATAAGGTTGTTATTGCCCAGATTCGCAATGACCTTAACGACATTATGAAACTGAATATGGATTCGATCCAGCGGAAAAGTATTGTCGCTTCCCACACGGCAGACAAAGCCATATTGTGGATCTCAATTACCGGTTCCATGTGCTTTATTATTGCCTTTACCCTACTGATCAATCTTCCGAGTAATATTGCCGACCCGATCAGGGACCTTACCGAAAGCATCCGCCAGATTGCCGGAAAAAACTATTCCCGGAGAGTTCATTTTGAAGGCCACAGCGAATTTGGCGACCTCGCCAAATCGTTCAATACCATGGCCGAAAAGCTACAGGAATACAGCGATAGCAACCTTGCCCGCCTGATGATGGAGAAAAAGCGGATCGAAACGCTGATTAACAACATGCACGATCCGGTTATCGGTCTGGACGACAGCAATAAAATATTGTTTGCCAATGAAGAAGCCTTAAAGATATCCGGATTAAAAGCCGAGGACGTAACCGGAAAACCGGTTCAGGAAGTCGCGCTTTATAACGACCTGATCCGTTCGCTGATCCAGCATCTTGCCAATAACAGTGCTGCCGAAAGCAAACCGGAAACACTTAAGATCTATGCGGACAATAAAGAAAGCTATTTTGAAAAACAGCTGGTTCCGATTATCATTCTGCCTACCGGCGAAACCGAGAAAAAAGAAATCGGTTCCTTTATTATCCTTCGCAATGTAACGGCACACAAAGAACTGGATTATGCGAAAACCAATTTTATCGCTACCGTTTCCCATGAGTTTAAAACCCCTATTGCTTCGATGAAAATGAGTCTGCAATTACTCGAAAATGAAGGAATAGGTACTCTTAACGACGAACAGAAACACCTGATCTCGGGAATTAAGGACGATACCAGACGCCTGCTGCGCACCACTTCCGAGCTGCTGAACATCACTCAGGTAGAAACCGGAAAAACACAGCTGAACATTGAAGCCTGTAATATCAAAAAAATTATAAAAGACGCTGTAGAAACAACCCGTAATCTCGCCGAACAAAAACATATATTGCTGCAAACGGAAATTCAGGAAAATGTCTCGCACGTTTTAGCCGACCAGGAAAAGACAACCTGGGTTATTTCGAATTTAATTACCAATGCCATCCGGTATTCCTATGAAAATTCGGCCATACTGCTTACGGCTGCCAACCGGGATAACCTGGTCACGATTACCGTAAAAGATAATGGCCTGGGTATATCCTCCCAATACAAAGACAAAATTTTTGATAAATACTTCCGCATTCCGGGTTCTGAAAAAGAAGGAACCGGACTGGGACTGGCTATCAGCAAAGAATTTATAGAAGCACAATGCGGTGCCATTACCGTTGACAGCGAACTGGGTTCCGGAAGTACTTTTACGATCACGTTAAAAACAGCTTAG
- a CDS encoding response regulator — MNKIKIVIVDDHLLFSQSLSFLINSFKEFVVAGNYNNGKDFLTGLVATEELPDLVLLDVNMPVMDGVETMKRLKENYPELRVLALSVNDDEDTIIKMISNGATGYLLKDTHPAVFREALLKVHETGYFYTEMVSGVLINKLGAASKASLKEREIEFIKLACTEMTYREIADEMCLSPKTVDGYRENLFQKLEIKTRIGLVLYAMKNKIVCI, encoded by the coding sequence ATGAACAAAATTAAAATTGTAATTGTTGACGACCACTTGTTGTTTTCACAATCACTATCCTTTCTGATAAACAGTTTCAAAGAGTTTGTCGTTGCAGGAAATTACAACAACGGCAAAGACTTTTTAACCGGATTAGTCGCTACGGAAGAATTACCGGACCTGGTATTACTGGATGTAAACATGCCGGTTATGGACGGAGTTGAAACGATGAAACGCCTTAAAGAAAACTATCCCGAACTTAGGGTGCTGGCACTGTCTGTTAATGACGATGAAGATACCATTATCAAGATGATCAGCAACGGCGCTACCGGGTATTTACTAAAGGATACCCATCCTGCCGTTTTTAGGGAAGCGCTTTTAAAAGTACACGAAACGGGTTATTTTTATACCGAAATGGTTTCCGGTGTATTGATTAATAAACTGGGTGCCGCAAGTAAGGCAAGCCTGAAAGAACGGGAGATCGAATTTATCAAACTGGCCTGTACCGAAATGACCTATCGGGAAATTGCCGATGAAATGTGCCTGAGTCCTAAAACGGTTGACGGTTATCGGGAAAACCTGTTTCAGAAACTGGAAATCAAAACCCGCATCGGACTCGTTTTATATGCCATGAAGAATAAAATCGTCTGTATCTAA
- a CDS encoding porin: MNTKIFGSALAALASFGLQAQNDSTKTKKSPLTVSGYIETYYAYDFGTPENNTRPNFIYSHNRHNEVALNLGYLKANYEKDNVRANLAIMAGTYSNANLAAEQGVLKNIYEANAGVKLSKTKNLWIDAGIFASHIGFESAVGKDCWTLTRSIQADNSPYYESGAKISYTTDNGKWFMSGLVLNGWQRIQRVDGNKTLAFGHQLTYRPNAKITLNSSSFIGNDKPDTIKKMRYFHNLYGQFQVSDKWGLTAGLDLGAEQKEKGSNSYNIWYSPVIIAKYTATNKISLAARGEYYSDKNGVIIATETPNGFQTFGYSLNLDYAIYPNVVWRIEARGLSGKDAVFLKDNEPSKQNFAAVTSLAISF, from the coding sequence ATGAACACAAAAATATTCGGCTCCGCTTTAGCGGCCTTAGCCTCTTTCGGATTACAGGCACAAAACGACAGTACCAAAACCAAAAAATCACCTTTAACCGTCAGCGGTTATATCGAAACCTACTATGCTTATGATTTTGGAACACCGGAAAACAACACAAGACCCAATTTTATCTATTCCCACAACAGACACAACGAAGTAGCCCTGAATCTGGGTTATCTCAAAGCCAATTATGAAAAAGACAATGTAAGAGCCAACCTCGCCATCATGGCCGGTACCTATAGCAATGCCAACCTGGCTGCGGAACAAGGCGTTTTAAAAAACATTTATGAAGCCAATGCCGGGGTAAAACTGTCTAAAACCAAAAATTTATGGATCGATGCGGGAATCTTTGCATCCCATATCGGATTTGAAAGTGCCGTGGGGAAAGACTGCTGGACACTTACCAGAAGCATACAGGCGGATAATTCTCCCTATTATGAAAGCGGTGCCAAAATATCCTATACAACAGACAACGGCAAATGGTTCATGAGCGGATTGGTTTTAAACGGCTGGCAGCGCATTCAACGCGTTGACGGCAATAAAACCTTAGCCTTTGGCCATCAGCTAACCTACAGACCGAATGCTAAAATAACCCTGAACAGTAGCTCTTTCATTGGGAACGACAAACCGGATACGATTAAAAAAATGCGCTACTTTCATAACCTTTACGGACAATTCCAGGTTAGTGACAAATGGGGACTGACCGCCGGGCTGGATCTGGGTGCCGAACAAAAAGAAAAAGGAAGCAACAGTTACAACATCTGGTATTCGCCGGTTATCATTGCAAAATATACCGCTACCAACAAAATCAGCCTGGCTGCCCGCGGTGAGTATTATTCCGATAAAAACGGGGTTATTATTGCAACAGAAACGCCAAACGGGTTTCAAACCTTCGGATATTCCTTAAATTTGGATTATGCAATTTATCCGAATGTCGTCTGGCGGATTGAAGCAAGAGGACTATCCGGTAAAGATGCTGTTTTCCTTAAAGACAACGAACCTTCAAAGCAAAATTTTGCAGCGGTGACTTCTTTGGCAATCTCATTTTAA
- a CDS encoding sensor protein KdpD, which yields MEDNREDNVQHFLDLIQKSRKGKFKVYIGMSAGVGKTYRMLQEAHSLLKNGIDIKIGYIETHNRKETHDLLEGLPVIPRRKLFYKGKELEEMDVQAIINLRPEVVIVDELAHTNIEGSKNEKRWQDVVEILEAGINVISAVNIQHIESLNESVKYITGVEVKERIPDSVLAQADEVVNIDLTADELITRLKEGKIYKAEKIDMALKNFFKGEHILQLRELALKEVASQVERKVETEVIKSKNVRQEKLMACISSNEKTAKRVIRKTARLANYYNSKWFVLYVQLPQESADKIALDKQRHLINNFKLATELGGEVIKIEHTGIAKAIIEQAELKKITTVCIGKPRMNFLKIILSTNVFKELLNKLSSSDIDLIILS from the coding sequence TTGGAAGACAACAGAGAAGATAATGTACAGCATTTCCTCGATTTGATTCAAAAATCAAGGAAAGGAAAGTTTAAAGTCTACATCGGCATGAGTGCCGGTGTGGGCAAAACGTACCGTATGCTGCAGGAAGCCCATTCCCTTCTTAAAAATGGTATCGATATTAAAATCGGATACATCGAAACCCATAACCGTAAGGAAACCCACGATTTACTCGAGGGTTTGCCTGTTATTCCGCGTCGTAAATTATTCTACAAAGGAAAAGAGCTGGAAGAAATGGATGTACAGGCCATTATTAACTTACGGCCGGAAGTGGTTATTGTAGATGAACTGGCCCATACCAATATTGAAGGCAGCAAAAACGAAAAACGCTGGCAGGATGTTGTTGAAATACTGGAAGCCGGTATTAACGTGATCAGTGCCGTTAACATCCAGCATATTGAAAGCCTTAACGAGTCGGTAAAATACATTACCGGCGTTGAGGTAAAAGAACGCATTCCGGACAGTGTACTGGCTCAGGCCGATGAGGTTGTGAATATTGACCTCACTGCCGATGAACTGATTACCCGCCTCAAAGAAGGAAAGATCTATAAAGCGGAAAAAATTGACATGGCTTTAAAGAACTTCTTTAAAGGGGAACACATCCTCCAGTTGCGGGAGCTGGCTCTGAAAGAAGTGGCAAGCCAGGTGGAACGCAAAGTTGAAACCGAAGTTATTAAAAGTAAAAATGTACGGCAGGAAAAACTAATGGCCTGCATCAGCAGCAATGAAAAAACCGCAAAACGTGTGATCCGCAAAACCGCCCGGCTTGCGAATTATTACAACAGCAAATGGTTTGTGCTTTACGTACAGCTGCCACAGGAAAGTGCCGATAAAATAGCCCTGGACAAACAGCGCCACCTGATTAACAATTTTAAACTGGCCACAGAACTGGGCGGTGAAGTGATTAAAATAGAACATACCGGGATTGCAAAAGCAATTATTGAACAGGCCGAACTTAAAAAGATTACGACCGTATGCATTGGCAAACCGCGTATGAACTTTCTCAAAATTATTCTCTCGACAAACGTTTTCAAAGAACTATTAAATAAACTATCTTCGAGTGATATTGATCTGATTATTTTAAGTTGA
- a CDS encoding potassium-transporting ATPase subunit F codes for MILLFIIALAVFAYICYVLLKPEKF; via the coding sequence ATGATACTGCTATTTATTATTGCCCTGGCTGTATTTGCCTACATCTGTTACGTACTGCTGAAACCCGAGAAATTTTAA
- the kdpB gene encoding potassium-transporting ATPase subunit KdpB, translating into MKTKNKSLFQKELMREAFKQSFVKLNPVTLFRNPIMFTVEIGTIIMLGVCLWIATGEQSQGSFAYNFTVFLILFFTLLFANFAEAIAEARGKAQADSLRKTREETPAKKIEQVGELYVNEITIVPSSSLRKGDLFVCEAGDTIPTDGEIIEGLATIDESAITGESAPVIREAGGDKSSVTGGTKVLSDKIKVQVTTEPGESFLDKMIALVEGASRQKTPNEIALTILLAGFTLVFIIVCVTLKPFADYANIPITIAAFISLFICLIPTTIGGLLSAIGIAGMDRALRANVITKSGKAVETAGDIDVLLLDKTGTITIGNRKATHFYPANGVNENDFVKACALSSLADETPEGKSIVELAGKDTTRNLSIQGATLIKFTAETRSSGVNLPNGTKIRKGAFDAIRKLSENAGFAFPEETAGKVTEISSNGGTPLVVSENEKVLGVIELQDIIKPGIQERFERLRKMGVKTVMVTGDNPLTAKFIAEKAGVDDFIAEAKPEDKMNYIKAEQQQGKLVAMMGDGTNDAPALAQADVGVAMNSGTQAAKEAGNMVDLDNDPTKLIEIVEIGKQLLMTRGTLTTFSIANDVAKYFAIIPALFITAIPALQGLNIMQLHSPESAILSAVIFNAVVIPFLIPLALKGVTYKPIGASALLRRNLFIYGLGGIIVPFIGIKLIDIIVALFM; encoded by the coding sequence ATGAAAACCAAAAATAAATCACTGTTTCAAAAAGAGCTGATGCGAGAAGCATTCAAGCAGTCTTTTGTGAAACTCAATCCGGTAACACTCTTCCGAAACCCTATTATGTTCACTGTAGAAATAGGGACTATAATCATGCTGGGCGTTTGCCTGTGGATCGCCACCGGAGAACAGTCGCAAGGAAGTTTTGCCTATAACTTTACGGTATTTCTAATCCTGTTTTTCACCTTGTTATTTGCCAACTTTGCAGAAGCCATAGCAGAAGCACGCGGTAAAGCACAGGCCGACAGTTTAAGAAAAACCCGGGAGGAAACCCCTGCGAAAAAAATAGAGCAGGTTGGCGAACTCTATGTCAATGAAATTACCATTGTTCCTTCATCCAGCCTGAGAAAAGGCGACCTTTTTGTCTGTGAAGCCGGCGATACAATTCCTACCGACGGTGAAATCATTGAAGGACTGGCAACCATTGACGAAAGTGCCATTACCGGGGAAAGTGCGCCGGTAATCCGCGAAGCCGGAGGCGACAAAAGCTCGGTAACCGGAGGGACAAAAGTATTGTCGGACAAAATTAAAGTACAGGTAACCACCGAACCCGGCGAGAGCTTTCTGGACAAAATGATTGCTTTGGTTGAAGGGGCTTCCCGCCAGAAAACACCAAACGAAATCGCCTTAACCATCCTTTTAGCCGGATTTACCTTAGTGTTTATCATTGTTTGTGTGACCCTGAAACCTTTTGCCGATTATGCCAATATTCCCATCACGATAGCCGCTTTTATCTCGTTGTTTATCTGCCTGATTCCAACCACTATCGGCGGGCTGCTTTCCGCCATCGGTATTGCCGGAATGGACAGAGCCTTACGGGCCAATGTGATTACCAAATCGGGGAAAGCAGTAGAAACTGCCGGAGATATTGACGTACTACTGCTGGATAAAACGGGAACGATCACGATCGGTAACCGAAAAGCCACCCATTTCTATCCGGCAAACGGCGTAAATGAAAATGATTTTGTGAAAGCCTGTGCCCTTTCTTCCCTTGCCGATGAAACTCCCGAAGGAAAATCGATTGTTGAACTGGCCGGAAAAGACACTACCCGTAATTTATCGATACAGGGCGCTACCCTGATCAAATTTACAGCCGAAACCCGAAGCAGCGGTGTTAACCTGCCCAACGGTACCAAAATCCGAAAAGGAGCTTTTGACGCCATCCGCAAGCTAAGTGAAAATGCCGGTTTTGCCTTCCCGGAAGAAACAGCCGGTAAAGTGACCGAAATTTCCAGTAACGGAGGAACGCCGCTGGTAGTGTCGGAAAACGAAAAAGTACTGGGCGTAATTGAATTACAGGACATTATCAAACCCGGAATACAGGAACGTTTTGAACGTTTGCGCAAAATGGGTGTTAAAACCGTAATGGTTACCGGTGACAATCCGCTGACAGCGAAATTCATTGCCGAAAAAGCCGGTGTGGACGATTTTATTGCCGAAGCCAAACCGGAAGACAAAATGAATTATATCAAAGCCGAACAGCAGCAGGGTAAACTGGTAGCGATGATGGGTGACGGCACCAATGATGCACCGGCTTTGGCTCAGGCCGATGTTGGTGTAGCCATGAACAGCGGAACACAGGCAGCCAAAGAAGCCGGAAACATGGTCGACCTGGACAACGATCCGACCAAGCTTATTGAAATCGTAGAAATCGGGAAACAATTACTGATGACAAGAGGTACATTAACCACTTTCAGTATTGCCAACGACGTTGCCAAATATTTTGCAATCATCCCGGCCTTGTTCATTACTGCCATACCGGCCTTGCAAGGGCTCAACATTATGCAGCTGCACAGCCCGGAAAGTGCCATCCTTTCGGCCGTGATCTTCAATGCTGTTGTAATTCCGTTCTTAATTCCGCTGGCTTTAAAAGGAGTGACCTATAAACCGATAGGCGCTTCTGCCCTGCTGCGAAGAAATCTCTTTATCTACGGATTGGGAGGGATTATCGTCCCGTTCATCGGAATCAAACTGATTGATATTATAGTTGCCTTATTTATGTAA
- a CDS encoding sensor histidine kinase, with amino-acid sequence MEAELFFNSELAKSRIEIKEQTLTNISRELHDNIGQILSVAVMQLNLMAASTDGNSKNEIDEVRKLVSKSLDEIRMVAKLINGDIVLQSSFIEAVTEDLNRITKLKIIDCRLEVTGTVRKINSQHEVIIYRILQEAMTNALKYSHSKTIAVCIDFKGSNCVIEIADSGIGFDNSKVEKGSGLANMNTRAKLIGATFSVISKQNEGTRLTINYPITKELKD; translated from the coding sequence ATGGAAGCCGAACTCTTCTTTAATTCGGAGCTAGCCAAATCCAGGATCGAAATCAAAGAACAGACACTTACCAACATCAGCAGGGAATTACACGATAATATCGGACAGATACTGTCGGTTGCCGTAATGCAGCTCAATTTAATGGCAGCCAGTACAGACGGGAATAGTAAAAACGAGATTGATGAAGTCCGCAAACTGGTTAGTAAATCACTGGACGAAATCAGGATGGTAGCCAAACTGATAAACGGCGATATTGTTTTACAATCCAGTTTTATTGAAGCGGTTACCGAAGATTTAAACCGTATTACAAAGTTAAAGATCATTGACTGCAGGTTAGAGGTAACCGGTACCGTCCGGAAAATAAACTCCCAGCATGAAGTGATTATCTATAGAATACTGCAGGAAGCAATGACAAATGCATTAAAATATTCGCACAGCAAAACCATTGCCGTGTGTATTGACTTTAAGGGATCCAATTGTGTTATTGAAATAGCCGATTCGGGTATTGGCTTTGACAATTCGAAAGTTGAAAAGGGTTCCGGACTCGCTAATATGAATACCAGAGCGAAGCTTATTGGCGCAACCTTTTCTGTTATTTCCAAACAGAATGAGGGAACAAGATTAACCATTAATTACCCTATAACTAAAGAATTAAAAGATTAA
- a CDS encoding N-acetylmuramidase domain-containing protein produces MKTLKLNTRAPEVATLCEMLCKIGYLLKVTDTFTREVDEAVKDFQAKNNLVIDGIAGIKTWSRLFEKNSQLVNYNDKLLSEQDLIDFASEYQLELAVIKAVNEIESSGKGFLIDGRPKILFEGHVFWRELTRRNIDPQQYASTANQDILYEKWTRKFYLGGQREYDRLQKAIRLIPGMNLSDAANASSSWGVFQIMGFNAIALGYESIDSFVGKMYMDEREHLEAFGQFLRKNDLIGPLQTKNWETFAYRYNGEGYKANKYDEKLARAYQKYSA; encoded by the coding sequence ATGAAAACACTCAAACTGAATACCCGGGCGCCCGAAGTGGCTACCCTGTGTGAAATGCTTTGTAAGATCGGGTATCTCCTTAAAGTAACGGATACCTTTACCCGGGAAGTTGATGAAGCGGTAAAAGATTTTCAGGCTAAAAACAACCTGGTGATTGACGGTATCGCAGGCATCAAAACCTGGTCCCGGTTATTTGAAAAGAACAGCCAGCTTGTCAACTATAACGACAAGCTGCTTTCGGAACAGGATCTAATTGATTTTGCCAGTGAGTATCAGCTGGAACTGGCTGTTATCAAGGCCGTAAATGAAATTGAAAGCAGCGGTAAAGGCTTTCTTATTGACGGCCGGCCGAAAATACTCTTTGAAGGACATGTTTTCTGGAGAGAGCTCACGCGAAGAAATATCGATCCGCAGCAGTATGCGAGTACTGCCAACCAGGATATTCTTTATGAAAAATGGACCCGGAAATTTTACCTTGGCGGACAGCGCGAATACGACCGGCTGCAAAAAGCAATCCGGTTAATTCCGGGAATGAACCTTTCCGATGCCGCAAACGCTTCCTCTTCATGGGGCGTTTTCCAGATCATGGGTTTTAATGCGATAGCACTGGGCTATGAAAGTATCGATAGTTTTGTGGGTAAAATGTATATGGACGAGCGCGAACACCTGGAGGCTTTCGGGCAGTTTTTAAGGAAGAACGATCTGATCGGACCGCTGCAAACCAAAAACTGGGAAACCTTTGCGTACCGCTATAACGGAGAAGGCTATAAAGCCAATAAATATGACGAAAAACTGGCAAGAGCCTATCAAAAATACAGTGCCTGA